TATCCGCCTTGGTAAAAGCCATTGCTGGATATCAAAGCAGGTTGATTAGGAGGAACAGAAAACATTCGACCTGTAGCACCCTGTGCAGTTTCAATGTCGGCCCAATTACAACCTTGTAAAGAGTCGACGATAGCACCTGATGTAGCTGCATCTGCAGTTATTAAGTGCAacagaaaatataaaagtGAATAAATAAGAcgatgaatttgaagtttcatCTTTATGCTTAGTGGCTTCTTCTTGCTGCTTCTGGTTTAGTTTAACGATCAAAGCAAAGGTTGAATGTTTCTGGAACTTCCAAGCCAAATTATAAGAATTCAGGGTTTATTTATATGAAAAATCCAGGTTTACTCTTTACCAATGTTCCAGTGATAATTTTGGTTGGGCATGGCGTTAATTGCTTCTCATGAATTCCAATTGGACtttgacaaaaaaattggctTTTGCCAAGTAAATCAACTTTCGCCAGCTTGAAAAAGACGAATCATCAAACTATATTTGTGTCCGTGAACAAGGCGCATTCTTACATTCCATAATTCTCATGCACCTCGGCATTGTTTTTTCCAGAGTAATTTAATCTTCCTGCAGATCTCATGCATcgaatttcatcattatctATACGGTGAATATATTTGTTTAAATTTACGATTGTATGCAAAATCCCTCAAGCCCCAAAACAAAATCCCATGCTTATGATTACTATACTTTCTCTAGAGTTAGAAAATAGCATGTCCCCGCCCACATAAAAATGTGTCCCTACGCAGGCCCTACTTGGATAGAGCAAATCAATAGAGCCTATAACTCTGATAAGTAAGTAGTATGTAATGCACCTAAAGTGCTTTGGACTGCAAAATCAGGAATTCTTGTTTAGCAATAACTCCGCCAAAGCGTTTAAGCAGATATCCTCGTTTGCAGAGAtgtatttctttcttgatAACACAAAGTTGCTATAATTTCCCATTTGCATATCGGTGGTCTTGATCTCCACAATCGAGATGATTGTCTAGGTTATTTGGATCATCTTACCCATATGCATATAGAGTAATTCATATTATGGATAGTGCAAGAAAACGCAAATCTTTTGTCTATTATATGCACCAAGCGTTATTATGATCGTGGGAGGTGCTAGGAAACTCAAATTTTGAATCCACCTTTTGCAGCTCGCGTGCATGATTTCGTAGATCTATTCGCAATAAACCGAGGAGACGCAACATCAAAATATGTCGTGGACTCGTTAATAtttagttttttctttaaattctAGGGATGCTTTAATGTGAGCAAATGAGCAAACactcaaaacaaaaactaaTGGACCACTATTTAGTTGTTGTTCTATCTAAGTCTACTCACGATTTCTAATTGCTCATTCAATCAATATGGAAACTTTCAAGTGTATGTAAAGcataaaagaaatttttttgaataattaGAAAAACTATTATTAAAAAATCTATagtatatatttttttttttttttaccgaaggagaaagaaaagaaaaagcatTGCAGGAGTCACGTGACCAATCTATTTCTCTCTAGAGGGATTGTTTGAGTAAGAGAAAAAATCGACAAGGGTTTATCTTAAGAATAAATAAGTGAATATATAGAGTAGATATAGGGGGTAGGATTGGATAATAAACGTTGCATTTATAAGTCGCTTCTAGTGACAGTAGAGACATCCAATGGTTCTTCAGTTAAGGTCTTTGGGCCAGAGAATGGTTCACAGGATTCTCTTCTAGAAGATCCTGGTTTAGGGATGTTACCGCTGGCAAAACCGTCCAAAATCTTGATGACTTCCTCCTTAGTCTTCAAGTCTTCATAGAAATCGTCGTTGACTTGAATCATAGGAGCATTGGAACAAGCACCCAAACATTCGACTTCTTCAAGGGAGAACAACCcatctttggaaacttcACCTGGTTGTAGCTTCAACTTCTCCATGATTGTTTCCATCACCTGGTCGGAATTACAAATTTGGCACGGAGTGGTTGTACAAACTTGAATATGGTACTTACCAACTGGCTTCCTTTGATACATGGTATAGAAAGATGCAACTTCATAGACTCTCATTGGTGGCATATCCAACAATTTGGCAACATAGTTCATAGCACTGATGGAAGTGTAGCCAATTTGTCTTTGTGCTAGATCTAATAAAGGCATGCATGCTCCCTTCTTGTATTGTGGTGGGTATTTCTTTATGATTACTTCTgctctttttttgttttctgcATCAAACTCAAATGGAACATCTGGattgttttccttggtGTTTCTGTGAACAGCCAAAATATGAGAAGATCTTACGAATCTCGCAGATGGAGATGCCACTAGTCTTCTGGTGTTGTTTCTAATTACAGCGGAGAACATTGACTTATAGAGCCTCTGGATGTGATGGTTTGTTCCTTGTCTGTCTCCAACAAACTTCTTAGCTTCTCCTGTCACTAAAAACCTCTTGCAAATTCATGTCGACGAATGGATAGCCGCGAAATTACAAGGACCCCAAAAACTCCGTGCACCGTACTAGAGAGATAAAATCGAAGAAAATTACCATGGGAGAAATAATGAAACCTCGAAAAAatacataaaaaaaaaatcaccTAATACGGTAAAGAAAACGGATGCGCCACGGGTAGGTGCACGTGAGCGCCACAACTTGATTTTCCCAAGGAACTTATCAGTCAACAGGATAGATGACTGATTAGGTACCACATTTCTATAGCAACTTTGagatttttctttgttggtttGTCCTCCCCACACCTATCAACACAAAcagttttttcaacatgGCTCCTAAATATGGGATTAATACTAGACTTGTTAAAGTTGTGAATGACGATCATAACAAGGCATCGATTCCACCAATTTATCAATCTACGACATTCAAGGCAGACTCGATTGATGGGTTTTCAAACTCCAAATACGATTACACAAGATCCGGCAATCCGACCAGAACTGTATTGCAGAAACATCTAGAATCGATCTTTGATTGTAAGTTTGCATGGGCTGTTAATTCTGGCATGGCATGTCTTGATGTTATTTTAAGTGCTCACGTTAAACCTGGTGAAGAGGTTATTGCTGGTCAGGACTTATATGGTGGTTCTGATAGATTActtcatttctttgaaaagaaatcaaacttGGTTATTAAGCATTATGATACTACTAACTTgtcattgatgaagaaagtCATAACTCCTAAAACTAAGCTTGTGTTGTTGGAATCTCCAACTAACCCTTTAATCAACGTTGTCGACGTTAGAGCAATCACCGATCATGCCCATAAGGTCAATCCAGActgtgttgttgtttttgacAATACTATGATGACTCCACTGTTGATGTCTCCATTAGAATTGGGGGTGGATATTCAATACGAATCAGCAACAAAGTATTTGAATGGACATCATGATATAATGGCCGGTGTTCTGGCCACCAACAACGAAGAGATTGCGAAGAAACTATTTTACGTTATAAATGCAACTGGTTCTGGCTTGGCACCTTTTGACTCTTGGTTGCTAATTAGAGGTTTGAAAACCTTGTCGATTAGATTAGAGagagaacaagaaaattgtAGGAAACTAGCAAACTACTTGGTCTCCAAAGGCTTTAAGGTTAGATATACCGGTTTAAAGGATC
The Pichia kudriavzevii chromosome 2, complete sequence DNA segment above includes these coding regions:
- a CDS encoding uncharacterized protein (PKUD0B06150; Pfam Domains: Complex1_24kDa(1.3e-94)), producing the protein MFSAVIRNNTRRLVASPSARFVRSSHILAVHRNTKENNPDVPFEFDAENKKRAEVIIKKYPPQYKKGACMPLLDLAQRQIGYTSISAMNYVAKLLDMPPMRVYEVASFYTMYQRKPVGKYHIQVCTTTPCQICNSDQVMETIMEKLKLQPGEVSKDGLFSLEEVECLGACSNAPMIQVNDDFYEDLKTKEEVIKILDGFASGNIPKPGSSRRESCEPFSGPKTLTEEPLDVSTVTRSDL
- a CDS encoding uncharacterized protein (PKUD0B06160; similar to Saccharomyces cerevisiae YGL184C (STR3); ancestral locus Anc_8.145), whose protein sequence is MAPKYGINTRLVKVVNDDHNKASIPPIYQSTTFKADSIDGFSNSKYDYTRSGNPTRTVLQKHLESIFDCKFAWAVNSGMACLDVILSAHVKPGEEVIAGQDLYGGSDRLLHFFEKKSNLVIKHYDTTNLSLMKKVITPKTKLVLLESPTNPLINVVDVRAITDHAHKVNPDCVVVFDNTMMTPLLMSPLELGVDIQYESATKYLNGHHDIMAGVLATNNEEIAKKLFYVINATGSGLAPFDSWLLIRGLKTLSIRLEREQENCRKLANYLVSKGFKVRYTGLKDHPQYDLHNSQCRGPGAVLSFETGDLNFSSTIIEHCEIFSTTVSFGSVSSLISLPLRMSHASIDPSVLEDRNFPQDLIRICTGIEDIEDLINDLDNAIRIATRKCNAKL